One genomic region from Pyxicephalus adspersus chromosome 1, UCB_Pads_2.0, whole genome shotgun sequence encodes:
- the TXLNA gene encoding alpha-taxilin: protein MKDQEIQNGATSELPQTASPQSTTPASSQPQTPAVQATSEKSHSATPVTGGEGAVCHPPGVCDMSEELSRQFEDILSTYCVDGGQEGVADPEETDKGPPESRNGETETTVPEVNGEKELRGAEDSRTINETDKDQKRVQDKKKSKGLGKEITLLMQTLNTLSTPEEKLAALCKKYAELLEEHRTSQKQMRILQKKQSQLIQEKDQLRNEHSKAILARSKLESLCRELQRHNRTLKEEGVQRAREEEEKRKEVTAHFQLTLNDIQSQMEQHNERNTKLRQENVELADRLKKLIEQYELREEHIDKVFKHKDLQQQLVDAKLQQAQEMLKEVEERHQREKDFLLKEAVESQRMCELMKQQETHLKQQLALYTEKFEEFQNTLSKSNEVFTTFKQEMEKMTKKIKKLEKETTMYRSRWESSNKALLVMAEEKTVRDKEQEALQAKIQRLEKLCRALQTERNDLNKKVQGLSGPQIPSVETTEECVSCSTTAISENVELNSSDVCGQNALQAAPALPTPPPALSE from the exons GAGAAGGAGCCGTTTGTCATCCACCTGGAGTATGTGATATGTCAGAGGAACTAAGCCGGCAGTTTGAAGACATTTTAAGTACATATTGTGTGGATGGAGGTCAAGAAGGGGTTGCTGATCCTGAAGAGACAGACAAAGGTCCCCCAGAATCTAGAAATGGAGAAACAGAAACAACGGTACCAGAAGTCAATGGAGAGAAGGAATTGCGGGGTGCAGAAGATAGTAGAACTATAAATGAAACCGACAAAGATCAAAAGCGTGTACAAGATAAGAAAAAATCAAAGGGGCTCG GTAAGGAGATCACACTACTTATGCAGACTTTGAACACACTGAGTACCCCTGAAGAAAAACTGGCTGCCTTGTGCAAGAAATATGCAGAATTG TTAGAGGAACATAGGACTTCCCAGAAGCAAATGCGAATTCTTCAGAAAAAACAGAGTCAACTTATCCAGGAGAAGGACCAGCTGCGCAATGAACATAGCAAGGCCATTCTAGCTCGTAGTAAATTGGAGAGTCTGTGCAGAGAACTGCAAAGACACAACCGTACACTAAAG GAGGAAGGGGTACAAAGAGCccgggaggaagaagagaaaaggaaagaggtAACTGCACACTTTCAGTTGACCCTCAATGACATCCAGTCACAGATGGAGCAGCATAATGAACGCAACACTAAGCTACGCCAAGAAAATGTGGAGTTAGCTGACAGGCTTAAGAAACTTATTGAACAGTATGAACTCAGGGAGGAG CACATTGATAAAGTATTTAAACACAAAGACCTTCAACAGCAGTTGGTTGATGCTAAGCTGCAGCAAGCTCAAGAGATGCTGAAGGAAGTTGAGGAACGCCACCAGCGAGAAAAGGACTTT CTCCTAAAAGAAGCGGTGGAATCACAAAGAATGTGTGAGCTCATGAAACAGCAGGAAACCCACCTCAAACAGCAA CTGGCCCTGTACACTGAGAAGTTTGAGGAGTTTCAGAACACGCTTTCCAAAAGTAATGAAGTTTTCACAACCTTCAAACAGGAAATGGAAAAG ATGACAAAGAAGATCAAAAAGTTAGAGAAGGAGACCACTATGTATCGCTCCAGATGGGAAAGTAGCAATAAGGCATTGCTAGTGATGGCTGAGGAG AAAACTGTACGTGATAAAGAACAAGAGGCTTTGCAGGCCAAGATCCAAAGATTAGAGAAACTCTGCCGGGCTTTACAGACAGAACGTAATGACCTGAACAAGAAGGTGCAAGGCTTGAGTGGACCACAGATCCCTTCTGTGGAGACCACCGAGGAATGTGTGAGCTGTTCAACAACTGCCATCAGTGAGAATGTAGAACTAAACAGCAGTGATGTGTGTGGGCAAAATGCACTTCAAGCAGCACCAGCACTGCCTACTCCTCCTCCTGCATTGTCTGAGTAA